One part of the Oceanihabitans sp. IOP_32 genome encodes these proteins:
- a CDS encoding DUF2309 domain-containing protein: MENFQNKIQKASQVIGTSWPLYSFVTSNPLAGFENNHFKEAIQSVKETRGARVFPKAQVYRKAYQEGRINEKELIDLLSANNLFETPEQYLQKLESVQEIKTQNYDSKLDRVMVKWLMAFIDEGLAEWEMPFKEDGFYSSWRILAIYDEDIKVKSLSKLPKTATEVFSKILIKYSDKEQLAIMEHHINALPGWAGYIKHREETNSPWQQKYSITLADYLAVRLWLANHFKVSLLPDTNDKQAPDPNAKIQYLFLKAWEKSWQNKLISELKNQSNNISNTPKIPDAQMVFCIDTRSELIRRNVESKGNYETFGYAGFFGIAMDYKNLENGLSRKSCPPIVPSAYQVSEIAQENKEKQIVQFQKKNERKKFTNYFLKRMKNMLPSAFGYVEGSGVFYAVSLLSRTLFPAPLYNPKRNNELSHENITKPKICHTHKDEIDTIDITLEEKTTIVKSAFDLMGWNQFAPLVVFVGHGSHSANNPFASSLDCGACAASPGRHNARMLARLANQLEVRKALKEKHKITIPETTLFLGAEHNTTTDEIVLFDSELPSSHNAQISNLKKDLQRAQETATQERLGISKNGILAVHKKTNTWSETRPEWGLAKNAGFIVAPRSLTKDMNLNGHCFLHSYNWELDKNGKALEGIMQGPMVVTQWINNHYYFSTVDNETFGGGSKISHNITGKFGVVQGNGGDLKIGLPLQSVNETDEKFYHQPLRLSVLIQAPKENIQEILLKNDNLKTLLDNEWIYLLVMDPTSENNVSRYQKGMKWVETNKMQHFSENVLVKN; the protein is encoded by the coding sequence ATGGAAAACTTCCAAAACAAAATCCAAAAAGCTTCTCAGGTCATTGGTACATCTTGGCCCCTATACTCCTTTGTAACCTCAAACCCATTAGCTGGATTCGAAAATAATCACTTTAAAGAAGCAATACAAAGTGTTAAAGAAACAAGAGGTGCTCGTGTTTTTCCCAAAGCTCAGGTGTATCGAAAAGCTTATCAAGAGGGAAGAATAAATGAAAAAGAATTAATTGACCTGCTTTCGGCAAACAACTTATTTGAAACTCCAGAACAATATCTTCAAAAGCTAGAATCTGTTCAAGAAATAAAAACCCAAAATTACGATTCAAAATTGGATCGGGTTATGGTAAAATGGTTGATGGCATTTATAGACGAAGGACTTGCAGAATGGGAAATGCCATTTAAGGAAGATGGGTTTTATAGTTCTTGGAGAATATTGGCAATTTATGATGAAGACATCAAGGTTAAATCATTATCGAAACTACCAAAAACAGCTACCGAAGTTTTTTCAAAAATCTTAATAAAATACTCAGATAAAGAGCAACTGGCCATAATGGAGCATCATATAAATGCTTTACCAGGTTGGGCAGGTTATATTAAACACAGGGAAGAAACTAATTCGCCTTGGCAACAAAAATATAGCATCACACTAGCCGATTACCTGGCTGTACGTTTATGGCTTGCCAATCATTTTAAAGTGTCACTTCTCCCTGATACAAATGACAAGCAGGCTCCTGATCCAAACGCAAAAATCCAATACCTATTTTTAAAAGCTTGGGAAAAGAGTTGGCAAAACAAGTTGATTTCCGAATTAAAAAATCAATCAAACAACATTTCTAATACTCCAAAAATACCTGATGCTCAAATGGTATTTTGTATCGACACTCGCTCAGAATTAATCCGAAGAAATGTTGAATCTAAAGGTAATTATGAAACTTTTGGTTATGCTGGTTTTTTTGGAATTGCAATGGATTATAAAAATTTGGAAAACGGATTATCCCGAAAGTCGTGTCCTCCTATTGTCCCTTCTGCCTATCAAGTTTCAGAAATAGCTCAAGAAAACAAAGAAAAACAGATTGTCCAATTTCAAAAGAAGAATGAAAGAAAAAAGTTTACCAATTATTTTCTAAAGCGGATGAAAAATATGCTTCCATCTGCATTTGGTTATGTGGAAGGTTCGGGCGTGTTTTACGCCGTTTCGTTGTTATCAAGAACGCTCTTTCCAGCACCCCTTTACAATCCAAAGCGAAATAATGAATTATCTCACGAGAATATTACTAAACCCAAAATATGCCATACTCATAAAGACGAAATCGATACGATTGACATTACATTAGAGGAAAAAACAACCATTGTAAAATCGGCTTTTGACCTTATGGGTTGGAATCAGTTCGCTCCCTTAGTCGTTTTTGTTGGACATGGAAGCCACTCGGCTAACAACCCATTTGCTTCAAGTTTAGATTGTGGCGCTTGTGCTGCTAGTCCGGGAAGACACAACGCTCGGATGCTTGCGAGGTTAGCCAATCAGCTTGAGGTTAGAAAAGCGTTAAAAGAAAAACACAAGATTACTATTCCCGAGACAACCCTTTTTCTTGGAGCAGAACACAATACCACAACAGACGAGATTGTTTTGTTTGATTCAGAATTACCAAGTTCACATAATGCCCAAATATCAAACTTGAAAAAAGATTTACAGCGAGCTCAAGAAACAGCAACACAAGAGCGTCTTGGAATTTCTAAAAATGGTATTTTGGCAGTTCATAAAAAAACAAACACTTGGTCAGAAACCAGACCAGAATGGGGTTTAGCAAAAAATGCTGGTTTTATTGTTGCCCCACGCTCACTCACTAAAGATATGAACCTGAATGGACATTGCTTTCTGCATTCCTACAATTGGGAATTGGATAAAAATGGGAAAGCTTTAGAGGGTATAATGCAGGGTCCAATGGTCGTTACCCAATGGATTAACAACCATTATTATTTTTCTACAGTTGATAATGAAACATTTGGAGGAGGATCTAAAATAAGCCACAATATTACTGGAAAGTTTGGTGTCGTTCAAGGTAATGGTGGTGATTTAAAAATTGGGCTTCCTTTACAATCTGTAAATGAAACAGACGAAAAGTTTTATCACCAACCATTACGGTTATCAGTTTTAATCCAAGCTCCAAAAGAAAACATTCAGGAAATTCTTCTTAAAAATGACAACCTCAAAACCTTATTGGACAACGAATGGATTTACCTTTTGGTAATGGATCCTACTTCAGAAAATAACGTAAGTCGATATCAAAAAGGAATGAAATGGGTAGAAACAAACAAAATGCAACATTTTTCAGAAAATGTTTTAGTAAAAAATTAA